The following proteins are co-located in the Manihot esculenta cultivar AM560-2 chromosome 9, M.esculenta_v8, whole genome shotgun sequence genome:
- the LOC122724489 gene encoding expansin-A16-like: MASPLGALSAMLLLLVVALAKNCEATAMHSAIHAVRRHGHKLKPIKRNKPKFKPGLWRKAHATFYEGGTGSFGGACNYKDVVQQGYNLNTVALSDILFKKGKTCGACYEIQCVNSPKWCKKGSLFVTATNQCPSNPSLPSDNGGWCNSPREHFDIAKPVFNKIADYTAGIVPIQYRRVPCQKKGGIRFTIMGNPWFNQVIVWNVGGAGDVVSVQVKGNDNVKWTKLQRDWGATWKTSTHLVGESLTFRVTTSDGRESTSWHVAPKNWQFGQTYEGKNFK; encoded by the exons ATGGCGTCGCCTTTGGGAGCTCTTTCTGCCATGTTATTGCTTTTAGTTGTTGCACTGGCTAAAAATTGCGAAGCAACGGCTATGCACTCTGCTATTCATGCTGTTCGACGACATGGCCACAAACTTAAACCTATCAAACGAAACAAGCCTAAGTTCAAGCCTGGGCTATGGAGAAAAGCTCATGCCACCTTTTATGAAGGTGGCACTGGATCATTTG GAGGAGCTTGTAACTATAAAGATGTTGTACAACAAGGCTACAACTTGAACACAGTAGCTCTAAGCGACATTTTATTCAAGAAAGGAAAGACTTGTGGTGCATGTTATGAAATACAGTGTGTCAATAGCCCTAAATGGTGCAAGAAAGGATCTCTCTTTGTTACAGCAACAAATCAATGCCCATCAAATCCATCTCTACCTAGTGACAATGGAGGCTGGTGCAATTCACCTCGTGAGCATTTCGATATAGCCAAGCCCGTCTTCAACAAAATTGCTGACTACACTGCTGGGATTGTTCCTATCCAATACAGAAG GGTTCCATGCCAGAAGAAAGGAGGGATTCGGTTCACAATAATGGGGAACCCATGGTTCAACCAGGTGATAGTATGGAATGTTGGTGGAGCTGGAGATGTTGTGTCTGTTCAAGTGAAGGGCAATGACAACGTTAAGTGGACCAAATTGCAAAGAGACTGGGGTGCCACCTGGAAAACTAGTACCCATTTGGTTGGAGAATCACTGACCTTCAGGGTTACGACGAGTGATGGCAGAGAATCAACTTCATGGCATGTTGCCCCTAAGAACTGGCAATTTGGTCAGACTTACGAGGGCAAGAACTTCAAGTAG
- the LOC110607937 gene encoding expansin-A16: MASPLGALSAMLLLLVVALAKNCEATAMHSAIHAVRRHGHKLKPIKINKPKFKPGLWRKAHATFYEGGTGSFGGACNYKDVVQQGYNLNTVALSDVLFKKGKTCGACYEIQCVNSPKWCKKGSLFVTATNQCPSNPSLPSDNGGWCNSPREHFDIAKPVFNKIADYTAGIVPIQYRRVPCQKKGGIRFTIMGNPWFNQVIVWNVGGAGDVVSVQVKGNDNVKWTKLQRDWGATWKTSTHLVGESLTFRVTTSDGRESTSWHVAPKNWQFGQTYEGKNIK, from the exons ATGGCGTCGCCTTTGGGAGCTCTTTCTGCCATGTTATTGCTTTTAGTTGTTGCACTGGCTAAAAATTGCGAAGCAACGGCTATGCACTCTGCTATTCATGCTGTTCGACGACATGGCCACAAACTTAAACCTATCAAAATAAACAAGCCTAAGTTCAAGCCTGGGCTATGGAGAAAAGCTCATGCCACCTTTTATGAAGGTGGCACTGGATCATTTG GAGGAGCTTGTAACTATAAAGATGTTGTACAACAAGGCTACAACTTGAACACAGTAGCTCTAAGCGACGTTTTATTCAAGAAAGGAAAGACTTGTGGTGCATGTTATGAAATACAGTGTGTCAATAGCCCTAAATGGTGCAAGAAAGGATCTCTCTTTGTTACAGCAACAAATCAATGCCCATCAAATCCATCTCTACCTAGTGACAATGGAGGCTGGTGCAATTCACCTCGTGAGCATTTCGATATAGCCAAGCCCGTCTTCAACAAAATTGCTGACTACACTGCTGGGATTGTTCCTATCCAATACAGAAG GGTTCCATGCCAGAAGAAAGGAGGGATTCGGTTCACAATAATGGGGAACCCATGGTTCAACCAGGTGATAGTATGGAATGTTGGTGGAGCTGGAGATGTTGTGTCTGTTCAAGTGAAGGGCAATGACAACGTTAAGTGGACCAAATTGCAAAGAGACTGGGGTGCCACCTGGAAAACTAGTACCCATTTGGTTGGAGAATCACTGACCTTCAGGGTTACGACGAGTGATGGCAGAGAATCAACTTCATGGCATGTTGCCCCTAAGAACTGGCAATTTGGTCAGACTTACGAGGGCAAGAACATCAAGTAG